CCGGGCCATGGTGCCGAGGTCGCGGGGATCATCGTGGTCCTCCTCGCCCTGATTGGCCTCGGGTTCAGCGTCGACCCCATCGCGTTCCTGCTGATCATCGTGGGCGTCGTGCTCCTGATTCTAGAGGTGAAGCATCCCGGGTTCGGGGCGTTCGGCATCGGAGGGATCGTGGCGATTGCGATCGGGGCGCTCTTCCTCGCCCCCCTCGGGCCGCCCTCGGCCCCGGGCCAGCCCGGCCAGCTCGTGACGCCCGGCTACCAGATCGGGTTCGTGATCACCCTCCTGGTGCCCGTCCTCCTCTTGGGCGGCCTCATCCTGTTCGCGATGTACAAGGTGAACGAAGTGCGCCGCCGCAAGCCCACGGTGGGCGAGTTTGTGGGAGAACCCGCCACGACCGAGGAGCCGCTCAGGAAGGCGGAGAAGGGCTACGTCCGGTTCAAGGGAGGGCTCTGGCAGGCCCTCACGGACGAGGACATCCCGGCCGGGAGTAAGGTCTACGTGGTCCGGGTCGAGGGGATTCTCCTTCACGTTTCCGCGACCCCGCCGCCCGCGCCTCCGAGACCCACGCTGCCGAGCCGCCTCGAGCGGCTCTTCCGACGCAAGTCGGCGTGAGTCCAGAAACCCTTAAGGCCACCCGGAGGTTCCGCGTCGCGATGCCCACGGACGTCGTCCTTTGCAAGATCGCGGAGCTGCCGGACGGCTCCATGCGGCATTTCGAAATCATGGGGTACGACATCGCCGTGGCGAATGTGGGCGGGACCTTCTACGGGCTCGACGCCATGTGCACGTACCAATGGGCGAACCTCGCCGAAGGCTCCGTGGACCAGGGGCGCATGGTCCTCATCTGCCCGTCGTGCAAGGGGGCCTGGGACCTGAAGACGGGCAGGCCGGTCGACCCGCCCGCGAAGTTCCCGCTCACCGTCTACGAAGTCACCGCCACGGGCGACGATCTCATCTTGACGTTCACCTACTGAACCCGCTGCGCGCGTCGTCCGTCCGAGCGAGCGGGATGAAAACCCTTATGAGCCACGTCCTTCTGGCTCCGGGAGTCCTCAGGTCCCAGTGAACCACGGTCGGCCCGCCCTCGGACGCGAACCGTGTTCTCGTGAACGTTGAGGCGGTGACGACCATGGTCGACGAGAAAGATGCCCAGTTCACCCGGATGTGGAACGAGGAGAACGACGCGAAGCGCGTCAAGTTCCGGAACTACATGAAGTCCAAACTGGACGTGCTGCACGTCGAGGTCAACGAGGAGAACGCGCGCGCGTACTGGAACGGACGGCTCACGGTCTGGCAGCCCGAACGGATCTACCAGGCTCCGGAGCGTGAGGAGCGCCGCGAGCGGCGGCCTCCACGGCGTCGCTGAAGGTGCCGCCCGACGGGCCGGCCGTCACGGGATCTTCTCTCAGTGGGCGAGGGGGTTCCCTTGAAAGTCTGCGCGAATGAAAAGGAAGGAGCCCGATCCTCGGTGGACCGGGCGTGAACCGAATCCGGTGCTCTCAGAACCGGCGCCGCCCGCGGTCCCGGTGTTCCCGGTTCCCGCCGCGGCTCCCGCCCGTCCCAAACTCGAACTGCCGGCTGCCGCCCTCGCGCTGCCCGCCGTAGCCGCCGCTGCGGTACCGCGGCTCGCGCTCGTACTCGACCGCGCTCACATCGAGCGCCGTGTTCACGGTCTCGACGGGCGTCTCGGCCTTCGCGAAGCTGCCGTACTTCCCGACGTTCAGGCGGATGTGGCCTCGCACGAGGCTCACGTAGCCGTTGTCGATCAGGAACGTCTCGTCCTTCGCGACCTGGCCGATCTGGTCGTTCCACAGGGTCAGGAGGACCGTTCCGGTCTCGTCCCCGACGGTCGCCTCGACCAGCTTGCGCGCCTCGCCAAAGCGGGAGGTGATTTCTCTCTCTTCACTCAACCCGACGACCTTCGCCAGCACGTTTACCTGCTTGGACTCCGGAGTCAGGTCCTTGACCTTCGTCAATACCTTGTCCATATTCTCACTTCTGCCGACACAACAGCCTTGAGTCGCAAGGCGTAGGGAAAAATTCCTTTCCGCGCGAGATCAGACGATGTGGGCTGATTCGCTCCTACGGTCCGCTGCTATAAGAAGGTTCTGTAAGTTGTGAAGCTCGTGGACGCTGGTCACCGTGTAGGATGCACGAGCTTCGCCGTCCACAGGTTTTTCTCAGGTCAGCGCGCTGGCCTCGCGCAGGTCTCCCCGATGCAGAGCGGCGAAGCGGAGCGCGAGATCATCGTCGACTGTCCCTACTGCAACCACGCCTGGAAAGCGGACGCGCGGTGGATTTCGGGACCTTGCCCGAACTGCGGCCGCATGGTGTACCGC
The DNA window shown above is from Thermoplasmata archaeon and carries:
- a CDS encoding Rieske 2Fe-2S domain-containing protein; its protein translation is MPTDVVLCKIAELPDGSMRHFEIMGYDIAVANVGGTFYGLDAMCTYQWANLAEGSVDQGRMVLICPSCKGAWDLKTGRPVDPPAKFPLTVYEVTATGDDLILTFTY
- a CDS encoding NfeD family protein, translating into PGHGAEVAGIIVVLLALIGLGFSVDPIAFLLIIVGVVLLILEVKHPGFGAFGIGGIVAIAIGALFLAPLGPPSAPGQPGQLVTPGYQIGFVITLLVPVLLLGGLILFAMYKVNEVRRRKPTVGEFVGEPATTEEPLRKAEKGYVRFKGGLWQALTDEDIPAGSKVYVVRVEGILLHVSATPPPAPPRPTLPSRLERLFRRKSA
- a CDS encoding single-stranded DNA-binding protein produces the protein MDKVLTKVKDLTPESKQVNVLAKVVGLSEEREITSRFGEARKLVEATVGDETGTVLLTLWNDQIGQVAKDETFLIDNGYVSLVRGHIRLNVGKYGSFAKAETPVETVNTALDVSAVEYEREPRYRSGGYGGQREGGSRQFEFGTGGSRGGNREHRDRGRRRF